ATCTTCTCGAACAGCAGTGTCGTGGTTCCCAGTGTATGACCGGATTCCAGCAATGCCATGGTGCCTGCCTTGTCCCATGCCGTTGCCGGTAAGTTTAACATGGTGGCCAGTTGGTTGGCGGTGTTCGGCAGGAAAGGTTTCATCACGACGGCCAGGGCTGCTGCAATCTGCAGAGAAGTATGCATGACCTGGGCCACCCTGTCCGGATCCGTTTTGAATACCTTCCATGGCTCGTTATCGGCCAGGTATTTATTTCCGATCCGCGCCAGCTGCATCGCTTCGGTCAGCGCTTCCCGGAAACGGAAACCCTCAATGGCTCTTCCTACCTTTTCCGGAATGGCTTTGCATTGTTCCAGGATCGCTTTGTCTTCCGCATTTTCTTTTCCACCTGACGGAACCTTTCCGTCGAAATATTTTCCGGTAAGTACCAGGGCCCGGTTTACAAAGTTTCCGAAGATGGCCACCAGTTCGTTGTTGTTGCGTGCCTGGAAGTCATCCCAGGTGAATTCGCTGTCCTTCATTTCCGGGGCGATGGACGTTAACACATAGCGCAACACATCTTCCTTGCCAGAAAAATCATCCAGGTACTCATGCAACCATACCGCATGGTTGCGGGAGGTGGAGATCTTATCCCCTTCCAGGTTTAGGAACTCATTGGCCGGAACATTCACCGGCAGGTTGTACCCACCGTGTAATTTCAGGATGATCGGGAAGATGATGCAATGGAAAACGATGTTGTCCTTGCCGATGAAGTGAACCAGCTCGCAGTTTTCATCTTTCCACCATTCTTCCCAGTTGGCCTTGTTGTCAAGGGCCCATTGTTTGGTCGCCGAGATGTAACCGATGGGTGCGTCCAGCCATACGTAAAGCACTTTTCCTTCTGCATTTTCCAGGGGCACTTTCACGCCCCAGTCCAGGTCACGGGTCATGGCGCGGGACTGCAAGCCTCCGTCCAGCCAGGACTTGCACTGGCCCAGCACCGGCTTTTTCCATTTGGAAGGATCGTGGTGTGTCTTGCCCTCCAGTTTGCCGGTATTGATCCATTCCTTCATCCATTCCTCTTCCTTTTGCATGGGCAGGTACCAGTGACTGGTTTCTTTCAGTACAGGTGGTTTACCACTGAGGGTGGAGATGGGATTGATGAGGTCGGTGGGGTTGAGGCTGCTGCCGCATTTTTCACACTGGTCACCATAGGCCCTGTCGTGGCCACATTTCGGACAGGTGCCTGTGACATATCGGTCTGCCAGGAACTGGTTGAATTCCTGGTCGTAGAATTGTTCCGAAGAGATTCGCTCGAACACCCCCTTGTCGTTCAGGGTGGTGAAGAATTCCGCAGCGGTCTCGTGGTGGAGCGGGGACGAGGTCCGGTGGTATATGTCGAAGGACATCCCGAAACGCTCGAACGTCTTTTTGTTCAGCTCATGATACTTGTCGACGATCTCCTGGGGGGTGGTGTTTTCTTTTCTTGCCTGGATGGTGATGGCCGCACCATGCTCGTCGGAACCGCAAACGTAAAGCACGTCCTTGCCCCTCAGTCGCAGGTAACGGACGTAGATGTCCGCCGGCAGATAAGCCCCTGCGATGTGACCGATGTGAAGCGGTCCGTTCGCATAAGGCAGTGCGGAGGTGATGATATGGCGTTTCGGTTGGCTCAAGGCCCTGTTTTCGTATCTTTCGGCAAAGATAACAAGTTAGCCCACATCCATGCGGATCACCCCTCTCTCGTTATGGTGAGTGGATGGATCGTGAGTAAAGCGAACTACAATGATGGAACATTTGCTTCTCGATAAGAAATCTATTCGTTTCCTTAAAGATAATTCTACCGATTGGGGCGAATTGGCTAGGGATTGTGTATGTTTTGCTAAC
This DNA window, taken from Flavobacteriales bacterium, encodes the following:
- the metG gene encoding methionine--tRNA ligase: MSQPKRHIITSALPYANGPLHIGHIAGAYLPADIYVRYLRLRGKDVLYVCGSDEHGAAITIQARKENTTPQEIVDKYHELNKKTFERFGMSFDIYHRTSSPLHHETAAEFFTTLNDKGVFERISSEQFYDQEFNQFLADRYVTGTCPKCGHDRAYGDQCEKCGSSLNPTDLINPISTLSGKPPVLKETSHWYLPMQKEEEWMKEWINTGKLEGKTHHDPSKWKKPVLGQCKSWLDGGLQSRAMTRDLDWGVKVPLENAEGKVLYVWLDAPIGYISATKQWALDNKANWEEWWKDENCELVHFIGKDNIVFHCIIFPIILKLHGGYNLPVNVPANEFLNLEGDKISTSRNHAVWLHEYLDDFSGKEDVLRYVLTSIAPEMKDSEFTWDDFQARNNNELVAIFGNFVNRALVLTGKYFDGKVPSGGKENAEDKAILEQCKAIPEKVGRAIEGFRFREALTEAMQLARIGNKYLADNEPWKVFKTDPDRVAQVMHTSLQIAAALAVVMKPFLPNTANQLATMLNLPATAWDKAGTMALLESGHTLGTTTLLFEKIEDEAMQAQKDKLNKNKPQKSNVMAAKAEIVFDDFTKVDIRTATILEAEKVPETDKLLKLKVDTGLDQRTVVSGIAEHYKAEEIIGKKVLILVNLAPRKLRGIMSQGMILMAEDADGKLCFVSPSEEVVNGSTVS